GAACCAGGAATTAATTCATCATGTGATGAAGTCATCATGTGATGAATATTTGGCCGCTGAACGGCGATTGTCAAGAGCCAGGCACAATCGGTGCGGTGAGCTCCTCTGAAGCAGCCCCCGCAACAGCGTTGGCACTGCTGGTCGACCCGCTCGCGGCTGCCCACCGGTTACTCGGCGCCACCATCGAGGGCAGGGGAGCGAGCGGCCTCGTCGTCGAAGTCGAGGCCTACGGCGGGGTACCGGACGGACCCTGGCCGGACGCGGCCGCGCACTCCTACCGCGGACGCAGCGCCCGCAACGCGGTCATGTTCGGGCCGCCGGGCAGGCTGTACACCTACCGCAGTCACGGCATCCACGTCTGCGCCAACGTCGCGTGCGGACCCGACGGCACCGCGGCCGCCGTGCTGCTTCGAGCGTGCGCCATCGACGACGGCGTCGAGGCGGCGTCGGCCCGGCGCGGCCCCGCGATTCGTACCGTCGCCCTGGCCCGCGGTCCGGGCAACCTGTGTGCGGCGCTGGGAATCACCATGGCCGACAACGGCATTGATCTGTTCGACCCGGCAAGCCCGATTACCCTGCGTCTGGGTGATCCGCGTGGCGCGGTGTCGGGTCCGCGGGTCGGGGTCAGTAAGGCCGCCGACCGACCCTGGCGATTATGGCTGGGGGGAAGGCCCGAGGTGTCGGCGTACCGGCGCAGTCCGCGCGCCCCTGCGCCCGGACACAGCGACTAAGCGGGCTGACCCCAAATCTCCCGTCTAGCTAGCCGTTGTGTCAGCGCTTGGCGTTGTCGTAGAAGACTTTGAGGAGCGCGCCGATCCGGTCGGCCGTCATCTCCTGTCCGGAGGCGGTGATTTCGATCAGCCCGCCTTGCACGGCCACCGCGCCGAATCCACGTGTCACCCCCATGTCATCGACGCCGGCTACCACCTGCGCGCCGGGCAGGTCAGCCACGGGTGTGACCTGGATGTTGTGTGCTTTAGCTTGCAACTGCTCTTGGTTCTTCGCGGTGACGCTCTGCACCGATTCGGTGGTCGTGAGGATGATTCCGCCGGCGCCGACAGTCGGATACAGCCCCTTCAGGTGAGCATCATTGAACCTGCACATGGTGCTTCCGCCGCCAGGTCCACCGGGGTTGATATCGACCTTGTCGGTGCCCAGAACCTGCTGCAGTGCGGGCGCGGCATTGCGTTTGAGCGCCGGACACAACTCGGCTGGTGCGAGCACCGCCGGCAGGGACAAGACACCGGAATTTGATGCAGACGACGTCTCGGACCCGGACGCGCCCGCGGTCCCGGAGGCCACAGTGGTGTGTGCAGGCAACGCTGTGCCGGTTTTCGCGCTCGAACAAGCCATCAGTGTGGCCAAAACGCTCATGGTCATCGTGGCCAGCGCCAGATGCTGTCGCAATGTCGGCATGATCCCCCGGTGTCGGCTGTTGGCGTACGAGAAGACGGTAGCAATGCACATCTCGCGAACCGGGTCGACTGAAGTACTGCAGAGGGTCGCAAGGACTCTACGGACGAGACCGCGGGACACGCATGGCTGGATTCATCCTGAGCCAATCGCGGGCAGCTCGTGGTCGCGGAGACGGCCCTGCAAGACTCTTCGCCATGGGTAGCGAGTCCTCCGGAATCCTCGGCGAGCTGAGCTGGCGCGAGCTGATCGCCCAGTCCACCGACCTCGAGGCGCTGGCCGCCGAGGCACAGCGCGGGCCGATGACGGTTTACGCCGGCTTCGATCCCACCGCGGCCAGCCTGCATGCGGGGCACCTGGTGCCGTTGCTGTCGCTGCGCCGCTTTCAGCGGGCCGGACACCGCCCGATCGTGCTCGCAGGCGGGGCAACCGGCCTGATCGGTGACCCGCGTGAGGTCGGCGAGCGCAGCCTGCACCAGGCCGACACCGTCGCGGAATGGACCGAACGCATCCGCGGCCAGCTGGAGCGGTTCGTCGACTTCGACAGTTCATCCACCGGCGCCATCGTCGAGGACAACCTCGACTGGACTCGGCCGTTGTCCGCGATCGAATTTCTGCGCGACATCGGCAAGCATTTCTCGGTCAACGTGATGCTGGACCGCGACACCGTCCGCCGCCGCCTGGAGGGCGAGGGCATCTCCTACACCGAGTTCAGCTACATGCTGTTGCAGGCCAACGACTATGTGGAATTGCACCGGCGGTATGGCTGCACGCTGCAGATCGGTGGATCCGACCAGTGGGGCAACATCATCGCGGGGGTACGGCTGGTGCGCCAGAAACTCGGTGCCTCGGTGCATGCGCTCACCGTCCCACTGGTGACCTCGGCGGACGGCAAGAAGTTCGGCAAATCCACCGGCGGCGGCAGCCTGTGGCTGGATCCGCAGCTGACCAGTCCCTACGCCTGGTACCAGTACTTCGTCAACACCGCCGATGCCGACGTGATTCGCTACCTGCGATGGTTCACTTTCCTGACGGCCGACGAACTCGCCGAGTTGGACGAGGCCACCGCGCAGCGCCCGCAGCAGCGCGCCGCCCAGCGCAGGCTGGCCCGGGAACTGACGGTTCTGGTGCACGGTGAGGCGGCCACCGAGGCCGTCGAACACGCCAGCCGGGCGTTGTTCGGGCAGGGCGAGCTGGACCGGCTCGACCTGGCGACGCTGTCCGCGGCCCTCGGTGAGACTAACGTCGCGGAGCTCAAACCCGGTGAACCCGAGGGGATTGTCGACCTGCTGGTGGCCACTGGCTTATCCGAGAGTCGTAAGGCCGCTCGCCGCACCGTCGGCGAAGGCGGCGTGTCGGTCAACAACATCCGCATCGAAAGCGACGAATGGTCGCCGCAGCCAATGGATTTCCTGTATGGACAGTGGCTGGTGCTGCGCCGCGGCAGGCGCAATATCGCTGGCGTGCGACGGGTCTAGCCGGGTTGGCCGGTGCCGAGCCGGCCAGATCCAACGTGCCGTGAGGTAGAGCCCAAAAAAATCCAGCGGGGTCTCATCGCGGAGGGGGAGGGGGTTGCGATGAGACCCCGCTAGAGGTCTGTGTCGGTCTTGCTTCGAGATCTATTCTTGGCGTTCGTGCGAATCGCTGGTATCCCATTACCAGCTACGCATCGGGGGGAAAGCGCGTTCCGCCGCCGACCTGAACGCGCTGTCCACCGATCGGGGGACATGCATGCCCGCGCGGTACGGCACCGGCGCAAAACGCTTTAGTGCGCAAACAGTGATCTCACTGTGTTGCGGTTGTGATCATCGTTGAGCACTGTTGTGACGATGACCGCACCCGTGACGGCGTTCAGGTTCCTGTCGTTGGCCGCCGGCGTCTTCGGGGTCTCGGCCGCGGTGGCGGCGCCGATACACGCCGACATGATGGGCAACGCGTTTCTGAACTCGTTGAATATCGCGGGGATTCAGTACGGCCAGCCCGCAACGGCTATCGCGATGGGGCGGTCGGTGTGTCCCAAGGCTCTGGCGCCCGGTGGCACATTCGAGTCCGTCGTCGCCGAAATCGCCGAACTCAACGGTATGTCGCGCGAGCGAGCTGCGACGTTCACCGTCGTCGCGGTCGCGACCTACTGTCCGTCGTTGTTGTCGCCGCTGCTACCAAACAAGCTGCAGGCCTGACAACTTCGAACCGGCCGGTCGTGCGGTCGCAAATTGTGAGTCTGTCCGGTGTGCCCGTAACCTCTAGCGCGTGGCCAACGACAGGCAGGCGCGCAGCGACGGACTACGTCCGCGCCCTGCATCCAACAGCGCGCCACGCCGTTCGGGTCCGGGCCGGGCGCGACCGGTCCAACCGCAGTCGGCGCAGGCTGACGCTAGTGGCCCGGCCATCCCCCCCGAGATCGACGCCCGGCAACTGGCCCCTGACGTGCGGCGCGAGCTGACCACGTTGGACAAGGCGACCGCCGACGCCGTCGCACGCCACTTGGTCACCGCCGGCGGTCTGCTCGACGACGACCCGCAAGCGGCCTTGAATCACGCCCGCGCGGCACGGGCGCGGGCCAGCCGCATCGCCGCGGTCCGCGAGGCCGTCGGGATCGCTGCGTACCACTGTGGTGACTGGGCTCAGGCGCTGGCGGAGTTTCGTGCCGCCCGCCGGATGGGTAGCAAGTCCGCGCTGCTGGCGTTGATCGCCGACTGCGAGCGCGGTCTCGGCCGCCCGCAGCGAGCCATCGACCTGGCCCGCGGACCGGAGGCGGCCCAGCTCACGGGTGACGACGCCGACGAGCTGCGCATCGTCGCCGCCGGCGCCCGCGCCGACTTGGGGCAGCTCGAGCAGGCGCTGACCGTGCTGTCCACCCCGCAGCTGGATCCCAACCGCACCGGCTCGACGGCCGCCCGGTTGTTCTACGCCTACGCCGAAACTCTGCTGGCGCTCGGGCGTGACGACGAGGCGATGCAGTGGTTCCTGCGATCGGCCGCCGCCGACGTTGAGGGTGTCACCGACGCCGAAGACCGAGTCGGCGAACTTGGCTAGCACCGAAACGATCGGCCGGCGACACGACTGTCTGTTGCTCGATCTTGACGGCACGGTGTTCCGTGGTCATCAGCCCACAAAAGGTGCGGTGGAGTCGCTGGACGAGATAGCCTCCCGCAAGTTGTTCGTCACCAACAACGCCTCGCGCAGCGCCGACGAAGTCGCCGCGCACCTGCGTGAACTCGGCTTCACCGCCGCCGTGGACGACGTCGTCACCAGCGCCCAAAGTGCAGCCCACCTGCTGGCCGCTCAGCTGCCGCACGGGGCGAAGGTGTTGGTCGTCGGGACCGACGCATTAGCCGACGAGATCACGAAGGCCGGCCTGCGGCCCGTCCGGCGCTTCGAGGACGAACCGGACGCCGTCGTCCAAGGCCTGTCGATGACTATCGGATGGGCCGAGCTCGCGGAGGCCGCATTGGCGATCCGGGCGGGTGCGGTCTGGGTGGCGGCCAATGTCGACGCCACCCTGCCCACCGAGCGGGGCCTGCTACCGGGCAACGGTTCACTGGTCGCCGCGTTGCGGGCCGCCACCGGCGGGGAGCCGCAGGTGGCGGGCAAGCCGGGGCCGCAACTGATGAAGGACGCGGTGGGGCGGGGGGATTTCCAATCCCCACTGGTGGTCGGCGACCGGCTGGACACTGACATCGAGGGCGCAAACACCGCCGGACTACCCAGCCTGATGGTGCTCACCGGAGTGAACTGCGCGCGCGACGCCGTGTACGCCCAGCCCGCCTGCCGGCCCACCTACATTGGCCGTGACCTGCGATCGCTGCACCAGACGCCGGAGGAACTTGCGGTGGGTCCTCAACCGGGTTGGCGCGTCGAGGCCGGCGAGGACACAGTGACCGTCACCGCCGATGGCGAGTCCGGTGACGAGCTGTCGATCGTGCGCGCGGTAGCCGCCGCCGTCTGGTACACCGACGCGGCGCCGCGCATCGAGGCCGGCGACGAGCGGGCCCGCGAGGCGCTGGACAGCTGGTCTTTGGTACCCGCGGAATGACCGGTGACTAGCGTAGGAGCGCAATGACTATCGATCCCGACCAGATTCGCGCCGAAATCGAGGGGCTGGTGGCTCAGCTGCCGGACTCGGCCGACGCCGAGGGCGGGCCGTCGCTCGAGGAGCTCGAGGACATCGCCCGCCGTCTGTCCGAAGCACACGATGTGTTGTTGCGGGCCCTGGAGTCCGCGGAGAAGGGCTAAGTGCAACCATGCCGCGGCGTGCCCGCGTTGACGCCGAGCTGGTCCGGCGGGGCCTGGCCCGCTCGCGGCAGCAGGCCGCCGAGTTGATCGGTGCGGGCAGGGTGCGCATCGACGGCCTGCTGGCGGTCAAGCCGGCTACCGCGGTCTCTGTTGCCGCCGCACTGGTCGTCACCGACGATGCGGACCGCACCTGGGTATCGCGCGGGGCGCACAAGCTGATCGGCGCGCTGGACGCTTTCGGAATCGACGTGCAGGGCCGTCGCTGCCTGGACGCCGGCGCCTCGACTGGGGGATTCACCGAGGTGCTGCTGGATCGCGGTGCCCGCGAAGTCGTCGCGGCCGACGTCGGTTACGGTCAGCTGGCCTGGTCGTTGCGCAGCGATCCGCGGGTGACGGTGGTGGAACGGACCAACGCTCGCGACCTTACGGCGGAGGCCACCGGCGGCCCGGTCGATCTGGTGGTCGCCGACCTGTCCTTCATCTCGTTGGCGACGGTGTTGCCCGCGCTGGTTGGTTGCGCTTCGCCCGCCGCGGATATCGTTCCCATGGTGAAACCGCAATTCGAGGTGGGGAAGGGCCGCGTGGGGCCCGGCGGGGTGGTCCGGGACCCCCGATTGCGCGAGGATTCGGTGCTGTCCGTCTCGCGCTGTGCCGACGCGCTGGGCTGGCACACGCTGGGAGTGACGGCCAGCCCGCTACCGGGACCATCGGGCAACGTCGAATACTTCCTGTGGTTGTGCGCCGAGACCGACCGCGGGCTGGATGACGAAGCGCTGCTGGCCGCTGTAGAACGCGCCGTGAGCGAGGGGCCCCAGTGAGCACCGAACGCGTCGTGCTTCTGGTCGTCCACTCCGGGCGCGACGAGGCCACCGAGACCGCGCGGCGAGTGGAAAAAGTTCTGCGCGACAACAATATCGAACTGCGCGCGCTATCGGCCGAGGCGGTCGATCGGGGATCTTTGCGAATGTCTCCGAGCGACGTACGGGCCGTGGGCATCGATATCGAGGTCGTCGACGCCGACCCCATGGCCGCCGAAGGCTGTGAGCTGGTACTGGTCCTGGGCGGCGACGGTA
The nucleotide sequence above comes from Mycobacterium vicinigordonae. Encoded proteins:
- a CDS encoding DNA-3-methyladenine glycosylase → MALLVDPLAAAHRLLGATIEGRGASGLVVEVEAYGGVPDGPWPDAAAHSYRGRSARNAVMFGPPGRLYTYRSHGIHVCANVACGPDGTAAAVLLRACAIDDGVEAASARRGPAIRTVALARGPGNLCAALGITMADNGIDLFDPASPITLRLGDPRGAVSGPRVGVSKAADRPWRLWLGGRPEVSAYRRSPRAPAPGHSD
- the tyrS gene encoding tyrosine--tRNA ligase gives rise to the protein MGSESSGILGELSWRELIAQSTDLEALAAEAQRGPMTVYAGFDPTAASLHAGHLVPLLSLRRFQRAGHRPIVLAGGATGLIGDPREVGERSLHQADTVAEWTERIRGQLERFVDFDSSSTGAIVEDNLDWTRPLSAIEFLRDIGKHFSVNVMLDRDTVRRRLEGEGISYTEFSYMLLQANDYVELHRRYGCTLQIGGSDQWGNIIAGVRLVRQKLGASVHALTVPLVTSADGKKFGKSTGGGSLWLDPQLTSPYAWYQYFVNTADADVIRYLRWFTFLTADELAELDEATAQRPQQRAAQRRLARELTVLVHGEAATEAVEHASRALFGQGELDRLDLATLSAALGETNVAELKPGEPEGIVDLLVATGLSESRKAARRTVGEGGVSVNNIRIESDEWSPQPMDFLYGQWLVLRRGRRNIAGVRRV
- a CDS encoding DUF732 domain-containing protein, with protein sequence MTAPVTAFRFLSLAAGVFGVSAAVAAPIHADMMGNAFLNSLNIAGIQYGQPATAIAMGRSVCPKALAPGGTFESVVAEIAELNGMSRERAATFTVVAVATYCPSLLSPLLPNKLQA
- a CDS encoding tetratricopeptide repeat protein, with protein sequence MANDRQARSDGLRPRPASNSAPRRSGPGRARPVQPQSAQADASGPAIPPEIDARQLAPDVRRELTTLDKATADAVARHLVTAGGLLDDDPQAALNHARAARARASRIAAVREAVGIAAYHCGDWAQALAEFRAARRMGSKSALLALIADCERGLGRPQRAIDLARGPEAAQLTGDDADELRIVAAGARADLGQLEQALTVLSTPQLDPNRTGSTAARLFYAYAETLLALGRDDEAMQWFLRSAAADVEGVTDAEDRVGELG
- a CDS encoding HAD-IIA family hydrolase: MGRRHDCLLLDLDGTVFRGHQPTKGAVESLDEIASRKLFVTNNASRSADEVAAHLRELGFTAAVDDVVTSAQSAAHLLAAQLPHGAKVLVVGTDALADEITKAGLRPVRRFEDEPDAVVQGLSMTIGWAELAEAALAIRAGAVWVAANVDATLPTERGLLPGNGSLVAALRAATGGEPQVAGKPGPQLMKDAVGRGDFQSPLVVGDRLDTDIEGANTAGLPSLMVLTGVNCARDAVYAQPACRPTYIGRDLRSLHQTPEELAVGPQPGWRVEAGEDTVTVTADGESGDELSIVRAVAAAVWYTDAAPRIEAGDERAREALDSWSLVPAE
- a CDS encoding TlyA family RNA methyltransferase, which encodes MPRRARVDAELVRRGLARSRQQAAELIGAGRVRIDGLLAVKPATAVSVAAALVVTDDADRTWVSRGAHKLIGALDAFGIDVQGRRCLDAGASTGGFTEVLLDRGAREVVAADVGYGQLAWSLRSDPRVTVVERTNARDLTAEATGGPVDLVVADLSFISLATVLPALVGCASPAADIVPMVKPQFEVGKGRVGPGGVVRDPRLREDSVLSVSRCADALGWHTLGVTASPLPGPSGNVEYFLWLCAETDRGLDDEALLAAVERAVSEGPQ